A stretch of the Pseudalkalibacillus hwajinpoensis genome encodes the following:
- a CDS encoding NAD-dependent epimerase/dehydratase family protein: MPKQTVLVTGATGFTGAHAIKKLKQDYHVIGISRRANPNILTVDLCDQLAVNEMMAKTMPDMILHLAGQNHVQQSWEEPVSTFETNVLATLYLLEAARKHVPNCRIVVVGSALQAEKAYPHPYSFSKSLQANLAKAWGDLYGMQIILAVPCNLIGPGPSTGVCSAIAKQLINEENRDKDKEIQLSNAFATRDYLDVRDAVRAYQMVLEYGEVGIAYEIGSGYYRTLEEVIAEFQKLTPYPINASYLERKKEQVSLNSSIKMNKLGWKPNISFEKSLRDLMEYAKKS; encoded by the coding sequence ATGCCTAAACAAACGGTTCTTGTTACAGGAGCAACTGGTTTTACAGGGGCCCATGCCATTAAGAAATTAAAGCAGGATTATCATGTTATTGGAATATCTCGGCGTGCGAACCCCAATATTCTTACTGTAGATCTATGTGATCAGCTTGCTGTAAATGAAATGATGGCAAAAACAATGCCTGATATGATTCTTCACTTAGCAGGACAAAACCATGTACAACAGTCCTGGGAAGAACCAGTCTCTACTTTTGAAACGAACGTGCTCGCTACGCTTTATCTTTTGGAGGCAGCTAGAAAACACGTGCCAAACTGTCGAATTGTCGTTGTTGGATCTGCCCTTCAAGCAGAAAAAGCGTATCCTCACCCATATAGTTTTAGTAAATCACTCCAGGCTAACTTAGCGAAAGCCTGGGGAGATTTATATGGAATGCAAATAATTTTAGCTGTTCCATGTAACTTAATCGGTCCCGGTCCATCTACTGGTGTTTGTTCAGCGATTGCAAAACAGCTAATTAACGAAGAGAATCGGGATAAAGATAAAGAAATACAATTATCTAATGCCTTTGCTACGCGAGATTACCTTGATGTGAGAGACGCAGTGAGAGCCTATCAAATGGTTCTAGAGTATGGTGAAGTAGGCATAGCTTACGAGATTGGAAGTGGATATTATCGAACCCTTGAAGAAGTTATCGCTGAATTTCAAAAGCTAACACCATATCCTATAAATGCCTCATATCTAGAACGTAAGAAGGAACAGGTATCATTGAACTCATCCATCAAGATGAACAAACTTGGTTGGAAGCCAAATATCTCATTTGAGAAATCTCTTAGGGATCTGATGGAGTATGCAAAAAAATCTTAA
- a CDS encoding dTDP-4-dehydrorhamnose reductase family protein, translated as MKLLVLGGKGMAGHVLTAYFKKKYKDVYFTSRDASDPNGYVLDVLDTVQLESVIDEIQPDVVVNAIGVLNESAEQNEQLAFQVNALLPHQLVKLMNRRKGKVVHISSDCVFKGDKGNYTESDQPDGITVYAKSKALGEVTEIPHLTVRTSIVGPELKGNGIGLLQWFLKQKGEIKGFDQAFWNGVTTLELAKAIDSLIQQETTGLYHLHAPETVSKFELLTLFKEVFQKEDVTIVPSSELKLDRTIVHTRTDAFYDVQSYRAMLQELRAWMKDYA; from the coding sequence ATGAAGCTGCTAGTACTTGGAGGAAAAGGAATGGCAGGCCATGTTCTGACTGCCTATTTCAAAAAAAAGTATAAAGACGTTTATTTCACTTCAAGAGATGCTAGTGATCCAAACGGATATGTGTTAGATGTTCTTGATACCGTGCAATTAGAGTCGGTCATCGATGAAATCCAGCCGGATGTTGTGGTAAATGCGATTGGCGTGTTGAATGAGTCTGCAGAACAAAATGAGCAACTTGCTTTTCAGGTTAATGCATTACTGCCACATCAACTTGTGAAATTAATGAACCGGAGAAAAGGTAAAGTAGTTCATATAAGTTCAGATTGTGTCTTTAAAGGAGATAAAGGCAACTATACAGAATCAGACCAGCCTGATGGAATTACGGTTTATGCCAAATCGAAGGCGCTCGGAGAAGTAACAGAAATCCCTCATTTGACAGTTCGAACATCCATTGTAGGTCCTGAACTAAAGGGAAATGGGATTGGTCTCTTACAATGGTTCCTCAAACAGAAAGGTGAAATAAAAGGGTTTGATCAGGCTTTCTGGAATGGGGTTACGACATTAGAGCTTGCGAAAGCGATCGATTCTTTAATACAACAAGAAACGACAGGGCTATACCATCTGCATGCACCTGAGACAGTTTCGAAATTTGAGCTACTTACTCTTTTTAAAGAAGTATTTCAAAAGGAAGATGTAACAATTGTCCCTTCTAGCGAATTAAAGTTAGATCGAACGATTGTTCATACTCGTACTGATGCTTTTTACGACGTACAATCTTACCGAGCTATGCTTCAGGAGTTAAGAGCATGGATGAAGGATTATGCCTAA
- the wecB gene encoding non-hydrolyzing UDP-N-acetylglucosamine 2-epimerase — MKVATILGTRPEIIRLSLIIDKLDQLADEHILIHTGQNSAPSLRDVFFKEMGIRSPDYMLSNTASSLGEQLSFMFMKIEQILLTHQPDRILILGDTNSALCAVLAERLNIPVTHMEAGNRCFDLEVPEEKNRKVIDAVSSYNLPYTPQSRENLLREGFPSNRIYVTGNPILEVLTHYEASIQQSDILSSLKLEEKDYFLVTIHRAENVDHPKKLKEIFDGLTLIAMEYKKRIICSIHPRTKSKLTAEYADSLDSLIELHEPFGFIDFVRLEKSAFCVLTDSGTVQEECCLFRVPAVTVRSTTERPETIACGSNMISGIDAASIKRAVDVMLYHQPNWMIPTGYEDLNVSDRVVKFILGGIQIVP, encoded by the coding sequence ACATCCTCATTCATACAGGACAGAATTCAGCACCTTCTCTCCGAGATGTGTTTTTTAAAGAAATGGGCATTCGATCACCAGATTACATGCTTTCAAATACAGCTTCTTCATTAGGAGAACAGCTATCTTTCATGTTCATGAAGATAGAGCAAATTCTTCTCACACATCAACCAGATCGTATTTTAATTCTGGGAGACACGAATTCAGCTTTATGTGCTGTGCTTGCGGAGCGTTTAAACATTCCTGTTACACATATGGAAGCTGGAAATCGCTGTTTTGATCTTGAAGTACCTGAAGAGAAAAATCGTAAGGTGATCGATGCTGTATCTAGCTATAATTTGCCCTACACACCTCAAAGTAGAGAAAACCTATTAAGAGAAGGGTTTCCATCTAACCGAATTTACGTTACTGGTAATCCTATTCTCGAAGTACTAACACACTATGAAGCTTCTATTCAACAAAGTGACATTTTAAGTTCGCTAAAGCTAGAAGAAAAAGACTATTTTCTAGTGACGATTCATCGAGCTGAGAACGTAGATCATCCTAAAAAGTTGAAAGAAATCTTCGATGGGTTAACGCTCATTGCGATGGAATATAAGAAGAGAATTATTTGCAGTATTCATCCAAGAACTAAATCAAAATTAACGGCCGAATATGCTGATAGCTTGGACTCGCTTATTGAACTGCATGAACCGTTTGGGTTTATAGACTTTGTGAGACTTGAGAAGTCAGCGTTCTGCGTCTTAACAGATAGCGGAACAGTGCAAGAGGAATGTTGTTTGTTCCGAGTACCAGCTGTTACAGTCCGATCCACAACTGAACGTCCTGAGACGATCGCATGTGGAAGCAATATGATCTCAGGCATTGATGCTGCGAGTATAAAACGAGCTGTTGACGTAATGCTTTATCATCAACCAAATTGGATGATTCCAACTGGTTATGAGGATTTAAATGTATCAGACCGAGTAGTGAAATTTATTTTAGGAGGAATACAAATTGTTCCGTGA
- a CDS encoding glycosyltransferase family 4 protein, which translates to MLAEITNGLVDRGHEVIILMPKTGVIEYPIKSTVKRTTELYGIPESSYPKADVIVSNYYTLIDDAENASRNKKGIHIRISLCYEPTFLPEQELSFPSYHVTPNLIVLSKWQQDLIRLNHGITGSIVPVGISDQFYNMGTRLLNKVPNLTAILRRPEGGHSWHREQNYLLEQLAIVQKSYPNAKYTLISPPNELAASKALQMIKASGKYRYLTPADDRELAYHYNEADIFVNSSTYDTASLPGLEAMKCGAALVTTYNGGNLDYCKHGVNSLLSYRYENRLAEDVMTLLSQPNLRNEIALNGEKETEKWTWKRSVDAFLNAVHSIIKTTG; encoded by the coding sequence ATGCTGGCTGAAATAACGAATGGCCTTGTAGACCGTGGCCATGAAGTCATCATTCTGATGCCAAAAACCGGTGTGATTGAATATCCAATAAAATCAACTGTCAAACGAACGACAGAGCTATACGGGATACCAGAATCTTCTTATCCGAAAGCAGATGTTATTGTATCGAACTATTATACGCTTATTGACGACGCAGAAAACGCTAGTAGGAACAAGAAAGGTATCCACATAAGAATTAGTCTGTGTTACGAACCAACCTTTTTACCTGAACAAGAATTATCCTTCCCAAGTTATCATGTAACGCCAAACCTCATTGTATTATCGAAATGGCAGCAAGACCTGATTCGACTAAATCATGGCATTACTGGCTCAATCGTACCTGTAGGAATTAGTGACCAATTTTATAATATGGGTACACGGTTATTAAATAAAGTCCCTAATCTTACAGCGATACTAAGAAGGCCAGAGGGAGGTCATTCCTGGCATCGTGAGCAAAATTACCTGTTAGAGCAACTGGCTATTGTTCAAAAGTCATACCCTAATGCCAAATACACATTAATTAGTCCACCTAATGAGTTGGCTGCTTCTAAAGCGCTTCAAATGATTAAAGCATCAGGGAAGTATCGCTATCTCACACCGGCTGATGATCGAGAGTTGGCTTATCATTACAATGAAGCAGACATATTTGTCAATTCTTCTACTTATGATACGGCTTCACTTCCTGGACTTGAAGCCATGAAGTGTGGAGCTGCACTCGTCACAACGTATAACGGAGGTAATTTAGATTATTGCAAACACGGCGTGAATTCCCTGCTTTCTTACCGCTATGAAAATCGACTAGCAGAAGACGTTATGACACTACTAAGCCAACCAAATCTAAGAAATGAGATCGCATTAAATGGAGAGAAAGAAACAGAGAAATGGACGTGGAAGCGAAGCGTCGACGCCTTTTTGAATGCTGTTCACTCCATAATAAAAACGACCGGATAA
- a CDS encoding polysaccharide biosynthesis protein translates to MFRDQTILVTGGTGSWGHELIKQLLQKSPKEIRVLSRNETSQVEMKREFHQDPRLTFLIGDIKEREGLLEAGKGVDYLFHLAALKHVPVCEDQPIEALNTNVIGTQNVIKTAIENNVKKVVYISTDKAANPSNFYGFSKAMGERLIIHANTLKSNTTFVCVRGGNVLGTNGSVIHVFKNQIQNKAEIGITHPEMTRFFLTIEDAIKLLFKATYESRGGEIFVMKMPTCKIMDLAEVLIEASGVQNVKIREQGIRPGEKLHEILFSEYESQSTVYYDKEYFVILPAIKITGLNERYANFQPVTLKNYNSGEDVMTKAEIKAMLIKGGFI, encoded by the coding sequence TTGTTCCGTGATCAAACGATACTGGTAACTGGAGGAACTGGATCCTGGGGCCATGAGTTAATAAAACAGCTGTTGCAAAAATCGCCAAAAGAAATTCGTGTTTTATCGAGAAATGAAACGAGCCAGGTTGAAATGAAGAGGGAATTTCATCAAGACCCACGACTAACATTTCTAATCGGAGATATTAAAGAAAGAGAAGGTTTATTAGAAGCAGGTAAGGGTGTTGATTATTTATTTCACCTTGCTGCATTGAAGCACGTGCCAGTCTGTGAAGACCAACCGATTGAAGCTTTAAATACAAACGTTATCGGCACACAGAATGTGATTAAAACGGCGATCGAGAATAATGTGAAGAAAGTTGTTTACATTTCGACAGACAAAGCTGCAAATCCATCTAATTTCTACGGTTTTTCAAAGGCAATGGGTGAACGGTTGATCATTCATGCGAACACGCTCAAGTCGAATACTACCTTTGTATGCGTGAGAGGTGGAAACGTCCTTGGAACAAACGGAAGCGTCATTCATGTTTTTAAGAATCAAATTCAAAACAAAGCTGAAATCGGCATTACTCATCCAGAAATGACGCGTTTTTTCTTAACAATTGAAGACGCCATTAAACTACTATTCAAAGCCACGTATGAAAGTAGAGGCGGCGAGATTTTTGTTATGAAGATGCCTACTTGTAAAATAATGGATCTAGCGGAAGTTCTAATCGAGGCATCGGGCGTCCAGAACGTAAAAATACGTGAACAGGGGATAAGACCAGGAGAGAAGCTTCATGAAATTCTTTTCTCGGAATATGAAAGTCAATCAACAGTATACTACGACAAAGAGTACTTCGTTATTTTGCCTGCAATCAAAATTACTGGTCTGAATGAGAGATATGCGAACTTCCAGCCTGTTACTCTAAAAAACTATAACTCTGGTGAAGACGTTATGACGAAAGCAGAAATCAAAGCCATGCTTATTAAAGGTGGGTTCATCTAA
- a CDS encoding glycosyltransferase family 2 protein — translation MKKVSIIIPFYNCEYIDVAIESALAQTYKNIEVIVINDGSTLYTEKIKPYYGRIRYIEQGNKGTAGALNTGIANATGEYFTWLSADDLYQPNKVEKQVTALEQSNHVIGYSSYVLINEFGTVTSGSVGVAFPNRLSFLKHLRQGCAINGCTVMVKMEVLRALGGFDETLRFTHDYDLWARIAKDHAFSYIDECLVQYRVHSEMGTQRHSEAIRTELRLVKKKVRMLLLEAYRKERMQL, via the coding sequence ATGAAGAAAGTATCAATCATTATCCCCTTTTATAACTGTGAATATATTGATGTAGCGATTGAAAGTGCTTTGGCACAGACGTATAAGAACATTGAAGTGATCGTGATTAATGATGGTTCAACGCTCTATACAGAGAAAATCAAACCGTACTACGGACGGATTCGCTATATTGAACAGGGAAATAAAGGGACAGCAGGGGCGCTAAATACGGGGATTGCTAATGCAACGGGAGAATACTTTACATGGTTAAGCGCTGACGACCTTTATCAACCCAATAAAGTAGAAAAGCAAGTGACTGCGCTCGAACAATCCAATCACGTTATAGGGTACTCCTCTTATGTGTTGATAAACGAATTTGGAACAGTAACAAGCGGATCAGTAGGGGTGGCTTTTCCTAATCGACTATCTTTCTTAAAGCATTTAAGGCAAGGGTGTGCCATTAACGGCTGCACGGTCATGGTGAAAATGGAAGTGCTCCGGGCATTAGGCGGGTTTGATGAAACGCTAAGATTTACACATGACTATGATTTGTGGGCGCGTATTGCAAAGGATCATGCCTTTTCTTATATAGACGAATGTCTTGTTCAATACCGGGTGCATAGTGAGATGGGAACACAACGACACAGTGAAGCCATTCGAACAGAACTTCGCCTTGTGAAAAAGAAAGTGAGAATGCTCCTTCTAGAAGCGTATCGGAAAGAACGTATGCAATTATGA
- a CDS encoding collagen-like protein — MPTLYTGPIENAPVNGVRATQQFSVKITNRSSTLNGTVYIEGYILSNTRTLYVQELFSIAPNQVITKTFVANFDAFEFNFTTGGGAEKNIEVSAWGKNTAGQLVTAHRLVSSELIGAQLSGATGATGATGATGVTGSTGVKGATGATGATGSTGATGETGETGATGATGATGATGETGATGATGATGVTGTTGVTGTTGATGETGETGATGATGATGATGETGATGSTGEMGSTGTTGATGETGETGATGATGATGETGATGATGATGATGVTGTTGATGATGATGSTGATGETGATGSTGEMGSTGTTGATGETGETGATGATGATGETGATGATGATGATGATGATGSTGATGETGATGATGATGATGVTGTTGATGSTGATGETGTTGATGSTGVTGATGEAGATGETGATGATGETGATGATGATGVTGVTGTTGATGATGATGETGATGETGATGVTGATGETGATGATGATGATGATGETGETGATGETGTTGSTGPTGPTGATGETGATGTTGTTGASGTTGSTGVTGVTGTTGSTGVTGSTGETGATGTTGASGVTGVTGTTGPTGATGATGVTGTTGPTGVTGATGSTGASGVTGTTGTTGATGVTGATGATGSTGATGETGATGVTGTTGATGSTGATGETGTTGATGSTGVTGATGEAGATGETGATGATGETGATGATGATGVTGVTGTTGATGSTGATGETGTTGATGSTGVTGATGEAGATGETGSTGETGATGATGETGATGVTGVTGTTGSTGPTGPTGATGETGATGTTGTTGTTGASGTTGSTGVTGVTGTTGSTGVTGSTGETGATGTTGASGVTGVTGTTGPTGATGATGVTGTTGPTGVTGATGSTGASGVTGTTGTTGATGVTGATGATGVTGVTGTTGATGTGGANLYQNQNPATLGVFPPLNTEVVSNSIPITAVSGNLMKIDYAVGVEFVNTANYSVTYVLRLYRNGTLIETRTANRVGSGAGTQNLPLADTFVDTTPVIGLNNYQLRVIVTAASNVTTLSVINRNLNIIQF; from the coding sequence ATGCCAACATTATACACTGGTCCAATCGAAAATGCTCCTGTAAATGGTGTTAGAGCAACACAACAGTTTTCAGTGAAAATAACTAATCGAAGTTCAACGTTGAACGGAACTGTCTATATCGAAGGATATATATTAAGTAATACCAGGACTTTATATGTTCAAGAATTGTTCAGTATTGCACCGAATCAAGTTATTACTAAGACTTTTGTCGCTAATTTTGATGCATTTGAGTTTAATTTCACTACAGGAGGGGGCGCTGAAAAAAATATTGAAGTATCTGCCTGGGGTAAAAACACTGCAGGCCAATTGGTCACGGCTCATCGTTTGGTTTCTTCTGAATTGATAGGGGCCCAATTGAGTGGAGCCACTGGAGCGACCGGGGCAACCGGAGCAACTGGGGTAACGGGATCAACTGGAGTAAAAGGAGCGACCGGAGCAACAGGAGCCACCGGATCAACGGGTGCAACCGGAGAAACCGGTGAAACAGGTGCCACGGGAGCCACCGGAGCAACGGGTGCAACCGGTGAAACAGGAGCAACCGGAGCAACCGGAGCAACGGGAGTAACCGGAACAACGGGAGTAACCGGAACAACGGGAGCAACCGGAGAAACCGGTGAAACAGGTGCCACGGGAGCCACCGGAGCAACGGGTGCAACCGGTGAAACAGGAGCAACTGGATCCACAGGAGAAATGGGATCAACCGGAACAACGGGAGCAACCGGAGAAACCGGTGAAACAGGTGCCACGGGAGCCACCGGAGCAACGGGTGAAACAGGAGCAACCGGAGCAACCGGAGCAACCGGAGCAACGGGAGTAACCGGAACAACGGGAGCAACCGGTGCCACGGGAGCCACCGGATCAACGGGTGCAACCGGAGAAACCGGAGCAACTGGATCCACAGGAGAAATGGGATCAACCGGAACAACGGGAGCAACCGGAGAAACCGGTGAAACAGGTGCCACGGGAGCCACCGGAGCAACGGGTGAAACAGGAGCAACCGGAGCAACCGGAGCAACGGGAGCAACCGGTGCCACGGGAGCCACCGGATCAACGGGTGCAACCGGTGAAACAGGAGCAACCGGAGCAACCGGAGCAACCGGAGCAACGGGAGTAACCGGAACAACGGGAGCCACCGGATCAACGGGTGCAACCGGTGAAACAGGAACAACCGGAGCCACCGGATCAACTGGGGTAACTGGAGCAACGGGAGAAGCAGGAGCGACCGGAGAAACCGGAGCAACGGGTGCAACCGGTGAAACAGGAGCAACCGGAGCAACCGGAGCAACGGGAGTAACGGGAGTAACCGGAACAACGGGAGCCACCGGAGCAACGGGTGCAACCGGTGAAACAGGAGCAACCGGAGAAACCGGAGCAACGGGAGTAACGGGTGCAACCGGTGAAACAGGAGCAACCGGAGCAACCGGAGCAACCGGAGCAACGGGTGCAACCGGAGAAACCGGAGAAACCGGAGCAACTGGAGAAACCGGAACAACGGGATCAACCGGACCAACCGGACCAACAGGAGCAACTGGAGAAACCGGAGCAACCGGAACAACCGGAACAACCGGAGCATCGGGAACAACGGGATCAACAGGAGTAACGGGAGTAACCGGGACAACGGGATCAACAGGTGTAACTGGATCAACCGGAGAAACCGGAGCAACCGGAACAACCGGAGCATCGGGAGTAACCGGAGTAACTGGAACAACGGGACCAACAGGAGCAACAGGAGCAACCGGAGTAACCGGGACAACGGGACCAACAGGAGTAACGGGAGCAACCGGATCAACCGGAGCATCGGGAGTAACCGGAACAACCGGAACAACCGGAGCAACAGGAGTAACGGGAGCAACGGGAGCCACCGGATCAACGGGTGCAACCGGAGAAACCGGAGCAACGGGAGTAACCGGAACAACGGGAGCCACCGGATCAACGGGTGCAACCGGTGAAACAGGAACAACCGGAGCCACCGGATCAACTGGGGTAACTGGAGCAACGGGAGAAGCAGGAGCGACCGGAGAAACCGGAGCAACGGGTGCAACCGGTGAAACAGGAGCAACCGGAGCAACCGGAGCAACGGGAGTAACGGGAGTAACCGGAACAACGGGAGCCACCGGATCAACGGGTGCAACCGGTGAAACAGGAACAACCGGAGCCACCGGATCAACTGGGGTAACTGGAGCAACGGGAGAAGCAGGAGCGACCGGAGAAACCGGATCAACGGGTGAAACCGGTGCCACGGGAGCCACCGGAGAAACCGGAGCAACGGGAGTAACGGGAGTAACCGGAACAACGGGATCAACCGGACCAACCGGACCAACAGGAGCAACTGGAGAAACCGGAGCAACCGGAACAACCGGAACAACCGGAACAACCGGAGCATCGGGAACAACGGGATCAACAGGAGTAACGGGAGTAACCGGGACAACGGGATCAACAGGTGTAACTGGATCAACCGGAGAAACCGGAGCAACCGGAACAACCGGAGCATCGGGAGTAACCGGAGTAACTGGAACAACGGGACCAACAGGAGCAACAGGAGCAACCGGAGTAACCGGGACAACGGGACCAACAGGAGTAACGGGAGCAACCGGATCAACCGGAGCATCGGGAGTAACCGGAACAACCGGAACAACCGGAGCAACAGGAGTAACGGGAGCAACGGGAGCAACCGGAGTAACCGGAGTAACCGGAACAACCGGAGCAACTGGTACTGGCGGTGCGAATTTATATCAAAATCAAAATCCAGCTACTCTTGGGGTTTTTCCTCCTCTTAATACCGAAGTAGTTTCTAATTCTATTCCTATAACAGCTGTATCAGGGAACTTAATGAAGATTGACTATGCTGTGGGAGTGGAATTTGTAAACACAGCTAATTATAGCGTAACTTATGTGTTGCGGTTATATCGTAATGGAACTCTTATTGAAACGAGAACAGCCAACAGAGTAGGATCAGGTGCTGGTACGCAAAACTTACCACTTGCAGACACTTTTGTTGATACAACGCCAGTAATCGGGCTAAACAATTATCAGCTTAGAGTAATTGTTACAGCTGCTTCGAATGTTACGACCTTATCGGTAATCAATAGAAACCTGAATATTATTCAATTTTAG